In the genome of Arachis stenosperma cultivar V10309 chromosome 6, arast.V10309.gnm1.PFL2, whole genome shotgun sequence, the window TTAGGGTGTGTTTGGGATTCACGTTGAGGAAGAGAGAAGCTCGTTTGAGCGTCTTGAACGTTCCACTTTTATGTTTGGCAATCTTTTAGAACTCTCAACCTAGAAGTGCTTATACCTCTAAACGTACGTTTATCAGAAGCAAAAATTTCTAGCTTATGCGTTCACGTTGAGAAAGTTTGGTTATCATTAAGAAATTAGATGagaatttttttccttttctaccaactttatcctttgttttcttctataAAAAAATGCAAGTAACCATATAACTTTTACAATAGTTCTTTATGTATGTTTTTcgttccaattttttttcatgcAAAATTATTTCAATCACGGTccagataaaaaaatttattattttttatttatataaattcttttttctattctttattGTACTATATTTATGTTgcgtataaatttttttattttttatttggttttattcgtatgaattttatttactttttatttttttttatataatatatgttgTTGATCGTAATTATTATATACGatgtttgcatgttttttttcgtttttattgTACTTCTGACTGTACTTTATTTTCGTCTTTGTTATATACTAATTATAAATAACAAAAgagtcataaataataaaaatttatagtctAAAATGATACTAAATTAAAGAGTACTAATGGTACTAAAAAATTTATagaacattttctttttctttgacattataaaatgtataatactatctttcatatttttattttttattgtatttattttatttatatgataaatattttttatattatttttttaatattctgtTTGTTcatgtatattattatttttaattgttttctagttcatatgaattttttttattatatgaattttttatgatatctcgtattattttttatgtattttattagtGTTTTATCATGTCTCTTAATAAGATCTATTCAAATATCTAAagtaaaataatagaataatataaaaaattatttaaattgatgtctcttttagtaatttttcatctaaaagtgattttgagtagtataatccaaacaacatttattttactataatccattttgatataaagattgccaaacataaatcacgttaacacaaacttacttttcatcaaaagcaagtttgcaaaatcaattttatacaaaCTATAGTTTGCAAActgtaatccaaacacacacttaaAAATTTGCTCATCATCACTTTTTTCCCCCACGTTTTGTCATTTTATTTGAGGTGAATTTGTTTGAATTACAtcaatttttaaatgaaaaaaatattttattcttttttctaattcaaaaaaatgataatattatttttattttaataatatctgtttttttttaataaattcatagaaatatataatgtaaaaaaattaagtaaaaagtGAATTTGTGGGTAGTTTATACGGTTATTATTAAAGATCAATtacatccaaaaaaaaaagggaagctTTTTGAATTTAGCGGAACAGTTCcatgtttcaatttttttttgcaagtACAAGAAGGATGAACAAACAGTGTCTGCAATTTGTATGTAAGATTCTTCCAACGGAAGGGGAGCCACGCTGAGACACTTTCCCTTTCACCAAACACAAAAAACAACTACAAAGTTAGTTAAAGttccaatttttattttatcttttcaattatgATTCGCTATTCCCTCTCACTTTCATCTCTAATATATGCTCTGAAACAAACAATCACCCTTTGATACATAGCTTGATTTCCCTCTGCAGATTCAGCACTTGTTCGGTGAGTTACATCTTTTTCTGCTGTAGATCTTTCTCACCCTATTTCTGGGTACTCATTATTTTCAGCTCATACTGAATGCATAAGCTTAAGCAGAGAACAATTATCTAATGGATTCTCTAGATTGGATCAATCGCCCATTATTCTTCCTTTATTGGTTTTATTTGCATCTTGCTCATCAAAGTAAAGGCCTTTTGTTTTGAGATTTATTGTTCTTTCTGTCCATTAAAAACAAGTGTTGCTGCAATTTTGGGGTTTGGAAATTCATGAGCTTGGGGGTAGTGGGAATGTGCCCACTATTTGTAAAGTTTTGATTTTTGTGAAGAAGAAAATTCATTGCGGAGATCTGGGACTTGGTTCATGTTTTATGCCCCATGAGGACTTTCTTCACTGCTGATTCATGTAAAGAAGCACACCCAAATGCCTTAAATCCACAGTCTTGGCTTCATATTGAAAGAGGGAAACTTCCCAAGCTGTCATCACATTCCTCTTCTGCCTCAATGTAAGTTTCTCAGTTCCTAAATTTCTATTTGAACCTTAGCTTCTTGCAGATTCAATTAATTGAGTTTCTTTTTtgcgtgtgtgtgtgtgtgtttttggTGGTGTGTTGTTTTCTTTTGAAATACCATAGAGAATCCCTAATCAAGGTTCCACAGCCACCTATACTGCCATTCTATAAACCCATTGATTATGTGGAGGTCTTAGCTCAAATCCATGAAGAACTTGAGTCATGTCCTCCTCAGGAGAGGTCAAATCTATTTCTGTTACAATACCAGGTCTTCAGGGGCCTTGGGGAAGTTAAGTTGATGCGAAGAAGTCTCCGGGGAGCTTGGCAGAGAGCCAACACTGTTCATGAGAAGATTATCTTTGGGGCGTGGTTGAAGTATGAAAAGCAAGGGGAAGAACTAATAGCTGACTTGCTAAGCACTTGTGGTAAATGTGCAAAGGAGTTTGGGCCTGTAGATGTTGCATCTCATCTTCAGTTTGATAGAAACGTAAGTTCCCAGGAGGGAATTTTGACCAACAAGAGCGATGTATCGCAATATGTAATATTCACAATCGAAAATGAGAAGATAGTTTGTGATAGACAAAAGATTTCTGAACTTTCAGTACCATTCCATGCAATGCTAAAAGGGTATTTCAGTGAATCACTGTCAGATACTATAGATTTGTCCGAAAACAATATATCTATTTCGGGTATGAGGGCAATAAGTTATTTTAGTTTGGCTGGAAGTTTACCTGAGCTTCCTCCAAATCTTTTGTTGGAGATATTAGTTTTTGCAAATAAGTATTGTTGTGAAAGACTCAAAGATGCTTGTGATAGAAGACTTGCATCTTTAGTTTCCTCCAAAGAAGATGCTGTGGAGCTCATGGAATATGCTCTTGATGAAAACTCTGTCATCCTTGCTGCTTCTTGTCTACAAGTCCTCTTACGTGATCTTCCAAACTGTTTGAATGACAATCGTGTGGTGGATATATTTATTCATGCTAATAGGCAGCAGCTTGAAGTCATGGTTGGGCCAGGATTGTTTGCACTATTCTGCTTCTTAAGTGAAGTTTCTATGAACCTTAATTCTAGTTCAGACACAACAGCTCATCTCCTTGAAAGGTTAGTTGATTTCTCTGAAAATGACAAGCAGAGATTGCTCGCTTTTCATCAGTTAGGATGTGTAAGATTCTTGAGGAAAGAATATGATGAAGCGCGTGGTTTGTTTGAGGGGGCTGTAAAAGTAGGCCATATGTATTCCATTGCAGGTTTAGCTAGACTGGACTATTTAAAGGGCGAGAAGCTTTTATCTTATGAGAAGCTCAGCTCAGTGATTGCCTCGGTTACTCCACTCGGATGGATGTACCAGGAGAGATCACTATATTGTGATGGTGATATAAGGTGGGAGGACCTTGAGAAAGCAACTGATCTAGACCCTACTCTTATATATCCTTATATGTATAGGGCTGCCAGTTTAATGAGGACACAGAATGCTCAAGCCGCACTAGAAGAAATCAATCGGATTCTTGGGTTCAAACTTTCATTAGAATGCCTGGAACTTCGTTTCTTTATTTATCTAACTCGTGAGGACTACAAAGCAGCTCTTTGTGATATCCAAGCTATTCTTACTCTGCGTCCGGACTATAGAATGTTCGAGGGACGTGTTGCTGCATCCCAACTCTGTACTCTAGTGCGTGAGCATGTTGAACCTTGGACAACAGCAGACTGTTGGGCACGGTTATACGATTGTTGGTCTGCAGTTGATGATATTGGATCTCTATCTGTTATCTACCAGATGCTCGAATCTGATGCAGCGAAAGGTGTTTTATACTTCAGACAGTCATTGCTTCTCTTGAGGTATGTTTTGAATATATCGAAGCCACTAGGAACTGCTTGAGAAGTATGCTATAGGTCATAAGTTCATCTCCATGCCATCATTGTAACCCAATACTGaatgttatgcatgtttcttAACTGTCATCAATTGTTAGAAGTCTTGAAATAACTTATCATCAAGTGTATTAAGGTAAGGTACCTGATGTGGTAAACGGGGTTTACAATATATGAAAACAATTAAGATGCATGACATCAACAACAGATCAACAGATCAATGTTTTGTGACACTGACATGTTTCTTTGATTTAGGCTGAACTGTCCTGAGGCAGCCATGCGGAGTTTACAATTAGCTCGGCAACACGCATCAAGTGAGCACGAACGGCTTGTATATGAGGGGTGGATCTTGTATGACACAGGCCATTATGAGGAAGGGCTCCATAAAGCTGAAGAGTCTATTAGTATTAAAAGGTCTTTTGAGgccttcttcttgaaggcttATGCACTGGCCGACTCTAGTCTAGATTCATCCTGTTCTGCCACTGTTATCTCGCTTTTGGAGGATGCCTTGAAGTGTCCTTCAGATAACTTGCGCAAAGGTCAGGTATGGTTCTGTTTTACCACTTCTAGGAAATATTTCACTACTTAATAGCCACTAGCTTTGCATGCACACTTTCAATTTCTAAGTAGAATAAATTGTTAGATGGAAGCTCTTGTTATATATAACTAAGATATTCCCCCTTAGGCCCTAGCCTAAGAAACATTCACAGACTTGAAGCATGAGCAATTTACAATCTCATGGTTTCATCCGGATATTATAACTGTTTGATCATAATCTTTTTACTCCTTACTGTAATCGATAACTATATGGAATTTTGATCGTTTCAGTTATATGAATTCATTCAGCCCATGGAATTATGTTCATTTCACCCTGGATTTTTGGTTGGTTTCTCATCTTATCCCCAATATTGGGCTAGTGGACttgatattaaaatttgatcATTAATTCCTTCTAGTTTTCGGTTGCCCGTTTTCCTCCATCATTCACTAGGAAGTTGACTTGTCTAGATGCTGTGTTCATCTCTTTCATCTTCAACCATGTGGATGCAGTCTATGAAGTTCTGTTGTTTGAGTTGTTGGTTATACTAACATTAAAACCTTAAGTGATATACAAGGATAAGTTTGAAGTTACCATCATTGTAGTTTTACAATtgttttatttactttttcaggCACTGAACAATCTTGGAAGTGTTTTTGTTGACTGTCAGAAGTATGACTCAGCAGCTGATTGCTATATCAATGCCCTTAAAATCCGGCATACCCGAGCCCATCAGGGTCTTGCTCGTGTTCATTATCTCAAACAAGATAAGGCTGCTGCCTATAAAGAGAT includes:
- the LOC130935102 gene encoding ETO1-like protein 1 isoform X1; the protein is MRTFFTADSCKEAHPNALNPQSWLHIERGKLPKLSSHSSSASIESLIKVPQPPILPFYKPIDYVEVLAQIHEELESCPPQERSNLFLLQYQVFRGLGEVKLMRRSLRGAWQRANTVHEKIIFGAWLKYEKQGEELIADLLSTCGKCAKEFGPVDVASHLQFDRNVSSQEGILTNKSDVSQYVIFTIENEKIVCDRQKISELSVPFHAMLKGYFSESLSDTIDLSENNISISGMRAISYFSLAGSLPELPPNLLLEILVFANKYCCERLKDACDRRLASLVSSKEDAVELMEYALDENSVILAASCLQVLLRDLPNCLNDNRVVDIFIHANRQQLEVMVGPGLFALFCFLSEVSMNLNSSSDTTAHLLERLVDFSENDKQRLLAFHQLGCVRFLRKEYDEARGLFEGAVKVGHMYSIAGLARLDYLKGEKLLSYEKLSSVIASVTPLGWMYQERSLYCDGDIRWEDLEKATDLDPTLIYPYMYRAASLMRTQNAQAALEEINRILGFKLSLECLELRFFIYLTREDYKAALCDIQAILTLRPDYRMFEGRVAASQLCTLVREHVEPWTTADCWARLYDCWSAVDDIGSLSVIYQMLESDAAKGVLYFRQSLLLLRLNCPEAAMRSLQLARQHASSEHERLVYEGWILYDTGHYEEGLHKAEESISIKRSFEAFFLKAYALADSSLDSSCSATVISLLEDALKCPSDNLRKGQALNNLGSVFVDCQKYDSAADCYINALKIRHTRAHQGLARVHYLKQDKAAAYKEMTELIQKAKNNASAFEKRSEYCDRELAQADLEMVTRLDPLRVYPYRYRAAVLMDNRKEDEAIAELSRAIAFKADLHLLHLRAAFHEHKGDVLGALRDCRAALSVDPNHQEMLELHSRVNSHEP
- the LOC130935102 gene encoding ETO1-like protein 1 isoform X2, with the translated sequence MRTFFTADSCKEAHPNALNPQSWLHIERGKLPKLSSHSSSASIESLIKVPQPPILPFYKPIDYVEVLAQIHEELESCPPQERSNLFLLQYQVFRGLGEVKLMRRSLRGAWQRANTVHEKIIFGAWLKYEKQGEELIADLLSTCGKCAKEFGPVDVASHLQFDRNVSSQEGILTNKSDVSQYVIFTIENEKIVCDRQKISELSVPFHAMLKGYFSESLSDTIDLSENNISISGMRAISYFSLAGSLPELPPNLLLEILVFANKYCCERLKDACDRRLASLVSSKEDAVELMEYALDENSVILAASCLQVLLRDLPNCLNDNRVVDIFIHANRQQLEVMVGPGLFALFCFLSEVSMNLNSSSDTTAHLLERLVDFSENDKQRLLAFHQLGCVRFLRKEYDEARGLFEGAVKVGHMYSIAGLARLDYLKGEKLLSYEKLSSVIASVTPLGWMYQERSLYCDGDIRWEDLEKATDLDPTLIYPYMYRAASLMRTQNAQAALEEINRILGFKLSLECLELRFFIYLTREDYKAALCDIQAILTLRPDYRMFEGRVAASQLCTLVREHVEPWTTADCWARLYDCWSAVDDIGSLSVIYQMLESDAAKGVLYFRQSLLLLRLNCPEAAMRSLQLARQHASSEHERLVYEGWILYDTGHYEEGLHKAEESISIKRSFEAFFLKAYALADSSLDSSCSATVISLLEDALKCPSDNLRKGTEQSWKCFC